In one window of Desulforhabdus amnigena DNA:
- the dsrB gene encoding dissimilatory-type sulfite reductase subunit beta yields the protein MAFDPNNLMQDRITDIGPPKYDKFFPPIVKENFGKWKYHEILEPGVLVHVSETGAELYTVRVGASRLISIELIREVCDIADKYCDGYLRWTTRNNIEFLVSDKSKLQPLIDDLRSRGNWFPIGGTGNSITSIVHTQGWAHCHTPAIDASGVVKSVMDELFEYFGSHKLPAQVRIALACCLNMCGAVHCSDIAILGVHRKPPFIEHDRVQNVCEIPLVIAACPTAAIKPKKVDDKKSVEINQSRCMFCGNCYTMCPALPLADGEGDGMALWVGGKVSNVLSAPMFSKLAVPYIPNEPPRWPTTVNTIKRIVEEYAAGGRRYERIGDWINRIGWERFFEKTGLEFKHEHIDDYRLAMMTWRTTTQFKF from the coding sequence ATGGCTTTTGATCCCAACAATCTTATGCAAGATCGTATCACTGATATCGGCCCTCCAAAGTATGATAAATTCTTTCCTCCCATCGTTAAAGAAAATTTTGGGAAGTGGAAATATCACGAGATTCTTGAACCGGGTGTATTGGTTCACGTTTCTGAAACCGGTGCCGAGCTCTATACGGTGCGTGTCGGTGCATCCCGCCTGATCAGTATCGAACTGATCCGCGAAGTCTGTGACATCGCCGACAAATATTGTGACGGTTATCTGCGTTGGACTACCCGTAACAATATCGAGTTCCTGGTAAGCGATAAATCCAAACTGCAGCCGCTGATCGATGATCTCCGCAGCCGTGGCAACTGGTTCCCCATCGGTGGCACTGGAAACAGCATCACCAGTATCGTGCATACTCAGGGCTGGGCTCACTGCCATACTCCCGCCATCGACGCTTCTGGTGTTGTTAAGTCTGTAATGGATGAGCTGTTCGAATATTTCGGTTCTCACAAGCTTCCTGCCCAGGTCCGAATCGCTCTGGCCTGCTGCTTGAATATGTGCGGCGCCGTACATTGCTCGGATATCGCTATCCTTGGCGTGCACAGAAAGCCGCCTTTCATCGAGCATGATCGTGTACAGAACGTATGTGAAATTCCTCTGGTTATTGCCGCATGTCCGACGGCAGCCATCAAGCCCAAAAAGGTTGATGACAAGAAGAGCGTTGAAATCAACCAGAGCCGTTGTATGTTCTGTGGCAACTGCTATACCATGTGTCCTGCTCTGCCTCTGGCCGATGGAGAAGGCGATGGTATGGCTCTGTGGGTAGGCGGGAAAGTTTCCAACGTTCTGTCAGCCCCCATGTTCTCCAAACTGGCTGTTCCTTACATTCCCAACGAACCGCCCCGTTGGCCGACCACGGTCAATACCATCAAGAGAATCGTTGAAGAATACGCTGCCGGCGGCCGCCGTTATGAACGTATCGGCGACTGGATCAACCGTATCGGTTGGGAACGCTTCTTCGAGAAAACAGGTCTTGAATTCAAACATGAGCACATCGATGACTATCGGTTGGCTATGATGACCTGGAGAACAACCACGCAGTTCAAGTTCTAA
- a CDS encoding cytochrome c3 family protein, with amino-acid sequence MEKISKAKKYLLDSMRNGSLESFRVGFAISKGELNLRETGRKGEFMRCKKLISCGIIATILVFTAAFIVVAEEKVPDVITIKAALWPTPTKSPVEFTHKKHVEEYKIACTECHHKFEDGKNVWKDGDPVQKCEACHNEATIQGEKKLSPDQQKLNLKLAFHGNCVGCHQKLKKEKPDTKAPVTCIGCHPAKS; translated from the coding sequence ATGGAGAAGATTTCTAAAGCAAAAAAATATCTGCTTGACAGCATGAGAAATGGTTCACTAGAATCGTTCCGCGTGGGTTTTGCTATATCAAAAGGGGAATTGAACTTAAGAGAAACGGGGAGGAAAGGAGAATTCATGAGATGTAAAAAGCTTATTTCCTGTGGGATTATTGCTACGATCCTGGTTTTCACCGCAGCATTCATTGTAGTTGCAGAAGAAAAGGTGCCGGATGTCATCACGATAAAGGCCGCCCTTTGGCCTACCCCTACAAAGTCACCGGTCGAATTCACTCATAAAAAACATGTTGAGGAATACAAGATCGCATGTACCGAGTGCCATCACAAGTTTGAAGACGGCAAGAATGTGTGGAAAGATGGCGATCCCGTCCAAAAATGTGAAGCATGCCATAATGAAGCTACGATTCAAGGAGAAAAGAAACTCTCTCCTGACCAGCAAAAGTTGAATCTTAAGCTCGCCTTCCATGGCAATTGCGTTGGGTGCCATCAAAAACTCAAAAAGGAAAAACCTGACACGAAAGCTCCCGTGACCTGTATAGGTTGCCATCCGGCAAAGAGCTAG
- a CDS encoding TusE/DsrC/DsvC family sulfur relay protein, with product MATVEFKGKTFEVDEDGFISSFDQWNPDWVEYVKTSEGITELTEEHWKVIHVLQDYYKKHGIAPMVRILTKVTGYKLKYIYELFPSGPGKGACKMAGLPKPTGCV from the coding sequence ATGGCAACAGTTGAGTTCAAAGGTAAAACGTTTGAAGTTGATGAAGACGGTTTCATCAGCAGTTTTGACCAGTGGAATCCCGACTGGGTTGAGTATGTTAAGACATCTGAAGGTATTACCGAGCTTACGGAAGAACACTGGAAGGTTATTCATGTGCTTCAGGACTACTACAAAAAGCACGGTATTGCCCCCATGGTTCGTATTCTTACCAAGGTAACCGGTTACAAGCTGAAATACATCTATGAGCTGTTCCCCTCGGGACCGGGCAAGGGAGCTTGTAAAATGGCTGGTCTTCCCAAGCCTACCGGTTGCGTCTAA
- the hpf gene encoding ribosome hibernation-promoting factor, HPF/YfiA family → MKLPLEISSKNVHLSEEMEELIRDKASKLDNIFDQIIGCRIMVDIPHRSQRSGMQYNVRIDITIPGGEIVVKREPDEDLYSAISNSFDVAQRRLKDHAGKQRGEVKFHEEKPVARISKLFPDEGYGFLLTPEGREIYFHENALISGRFKDLEIGTVVSFIEQLGEKGPQASSVSLT, encoded by the coding sequence ATGAAACTTCCATTGGAAATCAGCTCCAAAAATGTTCATCTCTCAGAGGAAATGGAAGAACTTATCCGCGATAAGGCTTCGAAACTCGACAATATTTTTGATCAGATCATTGGATGTCGAATCATGGTAGACATACCGCACCGCAGCCAGAGGAGCGGTATGCAATACAATGTGCGCATTGATATCACGATTCCTGGGGGCGAGATCGTCGTAAAGAGAGAACCCGATGAAGATCTCTATTCTGCCATTTCAAACTCGTTTGATGTGGCTCAGCGTCGTCTCAAAGATCATGCCGGCAAGCAGCGTGGAGAAGTGAAGTTTCATGAAGAGAAGCCGGTTGCTCGGATCAGCAAGTTGTTTCCTGACGAGGGGTACGGATTTCTTTTGACTCCCGAAGGGAGAGAAATCTATTTCCACGAGAATGCCTTGATTAGTGGTCGATTCAAGGATCTTGAGATCGGAACGGTAGTGAGCTTTATCGAACAGCTTGGCGAAAAGGGACCACAGGCGAGTTCTGTTTCCTTGACGTAG
- the dsrA gene encoding dissimilatory-type sulfite reductase subunit alpha, whose translation MALKHATPMLDELEKGPWPSFVSDVKRMAPKSAMCEDWLGVMELSYREKEGHWKHGGIVGVLGYGGGIIGRYCDRPDLFPAIAHFHTVRVNQPASKYYTTEVLRKLCDLWEPRGSGLTNMHGSTGDIVLLGTTTDNLEPLFYELTHEMGMDLGGSGSNLRTPEGCLGKSRCEWSCIDTQDLIYDLTMEYQDALHRPMFPYKFKFKASGCPCDCVAAIARSDCSIIGTWRDKIRIDQEAVRAYVGGELVPHAGAGGTEKRAFDINAEVIDLCPTKCMEWDGKNLKIWDEDCTRCMHCIRVMPRALRPGLDTGATILVGAKAPILEGAQMSSVVIPFMKMEPPYGEFKEFVEKVWDWWMENGKNRERLGELIQRLSLREFLKACDLTPDARMVNTPRFNPYIFYDPAEVPGGWEHDAVAFRQRHQA comes from the coding sequence ATGGCACTGAAGCATGCAACTCCTATGCTTGACGAACTTGAAAAAGGGCCCTGGCCGAGTTTTGTCTCTGATGTTAAGAGAATGGCTCCCAAGAGCGCCATGTGTGAAGACTGGTTAGGCGTTATGGAACTGTCCTACCGGGAAAAGGAGGGACACTGGAAGCACGGTGGTATCGTGGGGGTGCTCGGATACGGCGGAGGCATTATCGGCCGTTACTGCGATCGTCCCGACCTTTTCCCCGCAATTGCACATTTCCACACCGTCCGTGTCAATCAACCCGCAAGCAAGTACTACACCACTGAGGTTCTGCGCAAACTCTGTGACCTTTGGGAGCCCAGAGGAAGCGGTCTCACCAATATGCACGGGTCTACGGGGGACATCGTTCTTCTCGGGACCACCACCGATAACCTGGAACCCCTCTTTTATGAACTGACTCATGAAATGGGTATGGATCTCGGCGGCTCCGGTTCCAACCTGAGAACCCCTGAAGGCTGTCTGGGCAAATCTCGCTGCGAGTGGTCCTGTATCGATACTCAGGATCTCATTTATGACCTGACTATGGAATATCAGGATGCCCTCCATCGCCCCATGTTCCCTTACAAGTTCAAGTTCAAGGCTTCCGGTTGCCCCTGTGACTGTGTGGCGGCCATCGCCCGCTCGGACTGCTCCATCATCGGAACCTGGCGCGACAAGATCCGCATTGATCAGGAAGCCGTGCGCGCCTATGTAGGCGGCGAGCTGGTCCCTCATGCGGGTGCAGGGGGAACTGAAAAGCGTGCCTTCGACATCAATGCAGAGGTCATCGATCTGTGTCCCACCAAGTGTATGGAATGGGATGGGAAAAACCTCAAGATCTGGGATGAGGACTGTACCCGTTGTATGCACTGCATCCGTGTAATGCCTCGTGCTTTGAGACCCGGTCTGGATACGGGCGCCACAATCCTGGTGGGCGCAAAAGCCCCCATCTTGGAAGGTGCTCAAATGTCAAGCGTTGTGATCCCATTCATGAAGATGGAGCCTCCTTACGGTGAATTCAAGGAATTTGTCGAGAAGGTTTGGGATTGGTGGATGGAAAACGGTAAGAACCGTGAACGTCTGGGTGAATTGATCCAGCGGTTGAGCCTCCGTGAATTTCTGAAGGCATGCGACCTGACGCCTGATGCGCGTATGGTCAATACTCCGCGTTTCAACCCGTACATTTTCTACGATCCAGCAGAGGTTCCTGGTGGATGGGAACACGATGCAGTGGCTTTCCGTCAACGCCATCAAGCTTAG
- a CDS encoding cobyrinate a,c-diamide synthase has protein sequence MLFRKPRLVIAALRGGSGKTIVSMGLAAAWRANLGLQVIPFKKGPDYIDAGWLAMAAGRPCYNLDPFLMDPDAMLRSFVNRSNKGDLSLIEGNRGLYDGVDVQGSFSTGELSKLFRAPVILVLDATKMTRTAAALVLGCQHLDPKVNIAGVILNQVAGKRHEKVLRGAIERYCDVPVMGVIPKEKKNFFPERHLGLVPPQESKNASNALEFIAAKINDCVDLKGLWQVAEKAEPLGWPAPLALEPKRFQAHRPAVIGVVRDSAFQFYYPENLEALQEQGAILVEISSFENSPLPHVDALYIGGGFPETHLEILAGNTVFRESLKTEINAGLPVYAECGGLMFLCRKIAYHEKTFPMMGIFPFDVVLEEKPQGHGYTLLECVNDNPYFAKGTSLKGHEFHYSRIIGPDPSFPFIFRLKKGHGIVAGWDGMCYKNVLASYSHIHAVGNEHWAKAMVNAALCHRKERMGEILAHKADAERSMSGTHEYLTAY, from the coding sequence ATGTTATTTCGAAAACCGCGGTTGGTGATCGCTGCACTGCGAGGCGGCTCAGGTAAGACCATTGTATCCATGGGGCTTGCTGCGGCATGGCGGGCCAATCTCGGTTTGCAGGTGATTCCCTTTAAAAAAGGGCCCGATTATATCGATGCGGGTTGGTTGGCTATGGCTGCCGGCCGGCCATGTTACAATCTGGATCCCTTTCTCATGGATCCGGATGCAATGCTTCGTTCTTTTGTCAACCGCTCCAATAAGGGCGACCTGAGCCTCATTGAAGGCAACAGAGGTCTCTACGACGGGGTGGATGTTCAGGGGAGCTTCTCTACCGGCGAGCTTTCAAAGCTGTTCAGGGCGCCGGTGATCCTTGTATTGGATGCCACCAAGATGACGCGGACTGCAGCAGCTCTGGTTCTCGGATGTCAGCACCTGGACCCCAAAGTGAATATTGCAGGGGTCATTTTGAATCAGGTGGCCGGAAAGCGGCATGAGAAGGTGCTGCGAGGAGCCATTGAGCGCTATTGCGATGTCCCCGTAATGGGGGTTATTCCTAAAGAAAAGAAGAATTTCTTTCCGGAGCGTCATCTCGGACTTGTTCCTCCCCAGGAATCGAAAAATGCTTCCAACGCTTTGGAATTCATTGCCGCTAAGATCAACGACTGTGTCGACTTGAAAGGGCTTTGGCAAGTAGCCGAAAAGGCTGAACCTCTGGGTTGGCCGGCTCCCCTGGCCCTAGAACCCAAGAGGTTTCAGGCGCACAGGCCGGCTGTGATCGGTGTCGTTCGTGATTCGGCTTTCCAATTTTATTATCCTGAAAACCTTGAAGCCTTACAAGAACAGGGTGCTATCCTCGTGGAGATTTCGAGCTTTGAAAATTCTCCTTTACCGCATGTGGATGCGCTCTATATCGGAGGGGGGTTTCCAGAAACACATCTGGAAATCCTGGCCGGCAACACAGTTTTCAGGGAATCCCTGAAAACTGAAATCAATGCCGGATTGCCCGTCTACGCCGAATGTGGCGGGTTGATGTTCTTGTGCCGGAAAATCGCCTATCACGAGAAAACCTTTCCCATGATGGGGATATTTCCGTTTGATGTGGTACTGGAAGAAAAGCCTCAAGGTCATGGATACACGCTGCTGGAGTGCGTGAACGACAATCCGTATTTTGCCAAGGGAACTTCCCTGAAAGGGCATGAATTTCACTATTCCAGGATCATCGGACCCGACCCGTCTTTCCCATTCATTTTTCGATTGAAAAAGGGACATGGAATAGTAGCGGGATGGGATGGAATGTGCTATAAGAACGTGCTGGCAAGTTATTCACACATTCACGCCGTAGGAAACGAACATTGGGCAAAGGCGATGGTAAATGCCGCCTTATGCCACCGTAAGGAGAGGATGGGCGAGATTTTGGCTCACAAGGCCGATGCGGAACGAAGTATGTCCGGTACCCATGAATATTTAACCGCCTATTAA
- a CDS encoding indolepyruvate ferredoxin oxidoreductase subunit alpha: MGLTLCVPSPCLYRQWVRVFTLSEMEEEMFKVTVDKDKCIGDGECVDVCPVDVYELIDGKAEPVNEDECLGCESCVEVCEQNAITVEEV, translated from the coding sequence TTGGGACTGACATTGTGTGTCCCCAGCCCGTGTTTGTACCGACAATGGGTGAGAGTTTTTACATTAAGCGAAATGGAGGAAGAAATGTTCAAAGTTACCGTCGATAAAGACAAGTGTATTGGCGATGGCGAATGTGTAGATGTTTGCCCCGTGGATGTTTATGAGCTGATAGACGGCAAAGCCGAGCCTGTTAATGAAGACGAATGCCTGGGTTGCGAAAGCTGTGTGGAAGTTTGTGAGCAGAATGCGATCACGGTAGAAGAAGTGTAA
- a CDS encoding bifunctional alpha/beta hydrolase/OsmC family protein — translation MQFQKLFFENRSGQKLAARLDLPVDQKPKAYAIFAHCFTCTKNLNAVVNINRSLTKEGIAVLRFDFTGLGESEGDFSETNFSSNISDLIAAAEFLDAAYESPKLLIGHSLGGAAVLQATSHIPSVKAVATIAAPSNLSHLKRMLGDSEEKIRETGEAHIRLAGKEFRIKKQFMDDLDDSRMKATISEIRKPLLIMHSEKDNIVSIENAFEIFAAAGQPKSFIALNGADHLLSNREDSLYVGDVLAAWAKKYIGIPLEESRTRDLKDNRVVVRTEKTGYQTEITTGGHRFIADEPIAVGGADTGPNPYDYLVAALGACTSMTIRMYADRKSFPLDAVVVRLKHQKVYADDCKECEGQNRKIDVIDREIELIGALDEQQRARLLEIADRCPVHRTLHSGIRVNTSLKDVY, via the coding sequence ATGCAGTTCCAAAAGCTTTTTTTTGAGAACCGGAGCGGTCAAAAATTAGCTGCACGTCTTGATTTGCCTGTCGACCAGAAACCTAAAGCATACGCGATCTTTGCTCACTGTTTTACGTGTACGAAAAATCTGAATGCCGTGGTCAATATAAATAGATCTCTGACGAAAGAAGGCATTGCAGTCCTTCGTTTTGATTTTACTGGATTGGGAGAGAGCGAGGGGGATTTTTCCGAAACCAATTTTTCTTCCAATATCAGCGACCTTATTGCGGCCGCCGAATTTCTCGATGCGGCTTACGAATCGCCAAAGTTATTGATTGGGCATTCTTTGGGGGGAGCGGCGGTACTGCAGGCAACTTCACATATTCCCTCCGTAAAAGCGGTAGCCACTATTGCCGCTCCTTCGAATTTGTCACATTTGAAACGGATGTTGGGGGATTCCGAGGAAAAGATTCGAGAAACTGGAGAAGCACACATCAGGTTGGCGGGAAAGGAATTCAGGATAAAGAAGCAGTTCATGGATGATCTGGACGACAGTCGAATGAAGGCGACTATCTCTGAAATCCGAAAGCCGTTGCTCATCATGCACTCTGAAAAGGATAACATCGTGAGCATTGAAAACGCCTTTGAAATCTTTGCAGCGGCAGGTCAGCCCAAGAGTTTCATCGCCTTGAACGGAGCGGACCATCTTCTTTCCAACAGGGAAGATTCTCTCTATGTGGGAGATGTATTGGCAGCGTGGGCAAAAAAATACATCGGCATACCTCTGGAGGAGAGCCGAACGAGAGATTTGAAGGACAATCGAGTGGTGGTTCGTACCGAAAAGACCGGCTATCAGACGGAGATCACAACGGGAGGGCATCGTTTCATTGCCGATGAACCCATTGCAGTGGGCGGTGCTGATACCGGTCCCAACCCCTATGATTATCTTGTTGCCGCTCTGGGCGCATGTACTTCCATGACCATTCGCATGTATGCGGATCGCAAAAGTTTTCCGTTGGATGCAGTGGTTGTGCGACTTAAACATCAAAAAGTCTATGCCGATGACTGTAAAGAGTGTGAAGGGCAGAATCGTAAAATCGATGTCATAGACCGCGAGATTGAACTGATAGGGGCCCTCGATGAGCAGCAGAGGGCTAGACTCCTGGAAATTGCAGACAGATGTCCTGTTCACAGAACACTCCATTCTGGAATTAGAGTCAACACGAGTTTAAAGGATGTCTACTGA